Proteins from a single region of Candidatus Saccharibacteria bacterium:
- a CDS encoding YbaB/EbfC family nucleoid-associated protein has protein sequence MAFDQMKMLNQLRKAQKDLAKEIIEVEAGDGAVVVQINGELKIKSVKIDPAMVDLDDIAELEHWIEIAVRDGLAKAQEVAAEKMKPLMGGLGNLGL, from the coding sequence ATGGCATTTGACCAAATGAAAATGTTGAACCAACTGCGTAAAGCGCAGAAAGATCTTGCAAAAGAAATTATCGAAGTCGAAGCAGGTGATGGCGCGGTTGTCGTTCAGATTAACGGCGAACTAAAGATCAAGAGTGTTAAGATCGACCCAGCAATGGTTGATCTTGATGATATTGCAGAACTTGAGCACTGGATTGAAATCGCCGTTCGCGATGGACTTGCGAAAGCACAAGAAGTTGCCGCAGAAAAAATGAAACCACTTATGGGTGGTCTCGGTAATCTTGGACTTTAA
- the recR gene encoding recombination protein RecR: MSQLLPAALTRAIDELGRLPGVGARTAERYAYFLLRSDTNTAAKLARTIAELHSGVKTCPVTFALIDADQDVSPLYSDTSRDKHVIAVVEEPLDIIALERTGQFHGTYHVLGGAISPIDGIGPEQLHIPELLKRLSEDSVEEIIIATNASVEGESTALFLQRYLQEQGYEIKMSRLARGIPVGVDLEYADQITLSHALEGRRIL, from the coding sequence TTGTCGCAGCTTCTTCCAGCGGCACTCACACGTGCTATTGATGAACTTGGTCGGCTTCCGGGCGTTGGTGCCCGGACTGCCGAGCGTTATGCGTATTTTTTGTTGCGTAGCGACACCAACACAGCTGCAAAACTTGCGCGAACAATTGCCGAACTACACAGTGGTGTTAAAACGTGCCCGGTAACGTTTGCATTAATCGACGCCGACCAAGACGTCTCACCACTTTACAGCGACACGTCTCGCGACAAGCATGTTATTGCCGTTGTCGAGGAACCTCTTGATATTATCGCGCTCGAACGAACCGGCCAGTTTCATGGCACTTACCATGTGTTGGGTGGGGCAATCTCGCCAATCGACGGTATCGGTCCCGAGCAGCTTCATATTCCCGAGCTACTAAAGCGACTCAGCGAAGATTCTGTCGAGGAGATAATCATTGCTACGAACGCCAGCGTAGAAGGTGAATCGACAGCCCTATTCCTTCAGCGATACCTACAGGAGCAGGGCTACGAAATTAAAATGAGCCGACTGGCGCGTGGCATTCCAGTAGGCGTTGATCTAGAGTATGCCGATCAAATTACACTCTCTCACGCACTTGAAGGAAGAAGGATTTTATA